Proteins from a genomic interval of Deltaproteobacteria bacterium:
- the ftcD gene encoding glutamate formimidoyltransferase, producing MAKLVECVPNFSEGRRPEVIEAIVEPLRKKKGCWLVDYRADQDHNRLVATVVGAPAAVEDAVLEAARVAIAKIDLESHSGGHPRIGAVDVIPFVPLRNISMEECVSRSRSFGSRYYEETGVPVYFYEEAALRPDRRKLETIRKGQYEALKAEVSKPERQPDVGEARLHATAGATVIGARKFLVAFNVNLATPDVEVARRIAGAVKAASGGLGHVKAIGLSLEKRGLVQVSMNIVDYEKNALYRVLELVRMEARRWGVAVVETEVYGMVPAAALLDSASYYMQLAGFSVDQVLELRLLEMLGNEET from the coding sequence ATGGCAAAGCTTGTTGAGTGCGTTCCTAATTTCAGCGAAGGAAGAAGGCCTGAAGTTATCGAAGCTATCGTGGAGCCGCTGCGAAAGAAGAAAGGGTGCTGGCTTGTCGATTACCGGGCCGACCAGGACCACAACCGCCTGGTGGCGACTGTGGTAGGTGCGCCGGCAGCAGTTGAAGATGCGGTTCTGGAGGCTGCCAGGGTGGCGATTGCCAAGATCGACCTGGAGAGCCATAGCGGCGGGCATCCGCGAATTGGCGCTGTCGATGTGATTCCTTTTGTGCCCCTGCGCAATATTTCCATGGAGGAGTGCGTCAGCAGGAGCCGCAGCTTTGGCAGCAGGTATTATGAGGAAACAGGGGTGCCAGTGTACTTTTACGAGGAGGCAGCGCTGCGGCCTGATCGACGGAAGCTGGAGACAATAAGGAAAGGCCAGTACGAAGCCCTCAAGGCAGAGGTGAGTAAACCAGAAAGGCAGCCCGATGTGGGAGAGGCCAGGCTGCACGCCACTGCAGGTGCCACAGTGATCGGCGCCAGAAAGTTCCTGGTGGCCTTCAACGTCAACCTGGCAACCCCTGATGTGGAGGTTGCCCGCCGGATTGCCGGGGCAGTCAAGGCCGCCAGCGGCGGTCTTGGCCATGTAAAGGCCATTGGCCTCTCCCTGGAGAAACGCGGCCTGGTGCAGGTAAGCATGAACATTGTGGATTATGAGAAGAATGCCCTCTACCGGGTGCTGGAACTGGTCAGAATGGAAGCCAGGAGGTGGGGGGTGGCGGTTGTTGAAACAGAAGTGTATGGCATGGTTCCCGCGGCAGCACTTCTTGACAGTGCATCCTATTATATGCAGCTTGCCGGCTTCAGCGTGGATCAGGTGCTAGAGCTCCGCTTGCTGGAAATGCTCGGAAACGAGGAGACATAA